AGGAGCGCGACTTGGCCGAGCTACGCTTGCCCGAGCCGGACCAAGGGCGCTACCCGCTTGCCCTTGGGGCGGCCCGGCGTATCGTCGCCGCCTTGTGCGACAGCACCGCCGTCTTTGCCCTGATTACCGGGCCCTTCACCCTTGCCCTGCACTTGGCCGGGGTGCGCATCTTCACCGACATGATCGACAATCCCGCCTATGCCAAACGCGTGCTCTCTTTTGCCAGCCAGGTGTGCGCGCGCACTGCGGCCTTTTACGCGGAAACCGGCGTGCATGTCATCACGGTGGTGGATTCGCTCACGTCGCAGATTTCCGCGCAGCACTTCCGGGAGTTCGTCACGCCCTTTCACCAGCCGGCCTTAGAGGTCATTCACCGGCATGGGCTCAAATCGGGGTTCTTCGCCTGTGGCGATGCCACGCGCAACGTCGTCGAGATGGCTAAGGTGGGCGCCCAGTTCTTCGGGGTGGACGAGAACGTCGACCTCGCCTATGCGCGTCAGGTGGCGGAGGAGCACGGAGTGGCTTTTGCCGGCAACTTGCCGCTGGCCACGGTCATGCTCTTTGGCAGCCCGGAGGACAACTATCGCGAGGC
This genomic window from Calditrichota bacterium contains:
- a CDS encoding uroporphyrinogen decarboxylase family protein, producing MTGKERVLAAIERRKVDRVPWVPWVGVHAAYLLGVSAQRLFTDVDTLVEGVLKGYELYEPDGLPVLFDAQLEAEALGCALVWAEDNPPAVASHPLEERDLAELRLPEPDQGRYPLALGAARRIVAALCDSTAVFALITGPFTLALHLAGVRIFTDMIDNPAYAKRVLSFASQVCARTAAFYAETGVHVITVVDSLTSQISAQHFREFVTPFHQPALEVIHRHGLKSGFFACGDATRNVVEMAKVGAQFFGVDENVDLAYARQVAEEHGVAFAGNLPLATVMLFGSPEDNYREAVRCMQVAGGRGFFLCPGCDLPFATPPANVQAVTRAVREFGL